The Quercus lobata isolate SW786 chromosome 4, ValleyOak3.0 Primary Assembly, whole genome shotgun sequence genome segment CATTCATGGTAGAGGAGGGAGCACTAAGTCATTGTATTCCAGGAGtagcccaagcccaaagaagtgagccaagcccaaaagaaaataagccaAGTCCAAGGAAGCAGGTGCAAGGGGACCacgaaagaaaagaaatggcaGGCCCAAGAGACTTGAAGCCCAACAAAAGAAGcatcaagaaggaaaagaaacccatggcaaaagattaaagaaaaatagccaGGATCCTCAGCAACCACCAAGAGGTGCGGATCCTTCCAGGCGCATAAACACAGTCAAAGGAAGATTAAGACAGTTCGAAAGAAAatgacaagaaaagaaaataagaaacagaaTAGAAGCCATAAGCACCAAAAGacccagcaaaaaaagaaaaataaccagcgacctctcatggcacaagTGGGAAGCatctcggggaaccagaatggAGAAGTACGAAAAGAGGAATGGCAACAGGCGACTTTCAAGTCGGCAGAATGGGATTCCGTCCAGATGGGAAAAAGGGCAAAAAGGGAGAACTGCCAAACGGTGAGatcgagaagggcatacctcagcacatcccgaAGTAGGTAACCAACCATGGACTTTCAAAGGAATCAAAGCTGAAAGagggaaagaatgaaaaaaaaaacaggaaaTAGAACCTGCCGAGTGATGGGCACGGAACAGGCTCTATTAACCATAAGACGAAACAGGGGAGCCAATGGTTCCCCTGGGATACcagaatttcactataaaaggaggggtaGGTTACGAAGAAAAGGCAGAgatttttggagagaaaaaactATCAGTAAAGTTTTGTAAAAGAAGGGAAAACTGAGGGAAAGTTAATAATATTGCTTCCcagtatcctgtaaaagccactattgcatatacttggattcaaagagaatcatttgcaagttttgaaggctgaatagccattcaagactgtaatttttgagcttgattgaaccttgtatcacgtcttagtgagcattCTGTAACCATAACAAAGaacatattaatgaaatatgtccCACTGATTCAAAGATCCttataacattattttgtgcTCCTTTGTTGATCCTGTTCTCTGCATTTACCTTATTGTTTTGATATGTCTTTCAATACGAATATCCTTACTTGTCATTTTAcgtgtattgtaggaagcatccCCTGTgcatcacttgattcttaaacagcctgttagctgcggtgaatcaaggcccggtccaccaaaccACAACTtattaggcccgggatccttgggcctgagtgtcacaaaaaaaggcactctcacaggttctaaatttattttgtgttttgaattGGATTGATACTTTTTTGAACCCATCCATCCCTccataattatatttatatgagttgagttcaagttatacctaatgtaactctaagcaacgttacatcacccaataacttgttatagaattcatacTTTGAAAATCCtactgttgaattacatgttttatatgtttttaacatttttaccaattttcatgtcaattgaatgttatttgctattcgatccataaactcatcttttatgcattattttaaactacaaaaatttaaattaaaacaattgattgatgacatggctattaatctttgatcaccatgaaaatttgcaagcatggagaatatacgaagataatgtaatctaaccgatggatttatcaaaatttgcattcaattaaaaaatatcgagTGGTATGATattgtttagagttacaccaggtgtaacttgaacctattcctatatatatatatatatatatatattattaattttattttaattattttagtttgatttattttggcatttttggaattttttttgatgaatttagaaatttagaatataGTTTTCttaaatgatttatatatatatatatatatatatttttttttttataaagcaCAAAACAACACAATTCAACAACCTAACTCAATCCACAAGGCATTATATTGGTTTCTACTCATGTGTTGCCAGAAATTTCTTACTGGCCTTAGATTGAGGTTTCTAACTAAAAACGaatgaaaatttgtttatttactttttttttttgatatccTGCTTATGAATTTGAAGTTTGCCATTAAAATATTCCTTTGAAGATATTTGGGTTAGTGTGCATGGAGAagggttttagatttttttgggaataagaTTTCAGAATCTGTTATTGCCATCCGGAGGGCATTCCTGAACTGGGGAGCCTGTACTTTGACTGAGGTTCTGGCGCTCACTGTGTGTTTTGTGAGCTTCAGAACAAAACGCTGCATTGAACTTCCTTATTCCGAGAAAGACTATTTATATGAATACTAGGAAAAGATACAAGGTGATGCTTTCCGTGTCCTTTTGTGAAATTCTATAatttggattaaaattttgataatatatgtAACCAAGTTAAATTTGGCCGTTTTGTTAGTATACTGTTAGTGATATTAGACCTGTTAGTACATAAGATTTTTCATGTTCTAACTTAACTAActaatctctcaaaaaaaagaagttaaatttGGAtcttttgttcaaaaaaatattaataatttggaTCTTGTAAGATCTATTGTATTTACGTAGCTTTTTTATATTCTAATTAGACATAGTTACTTTgtataaatcatatataataaagGTCAAATGACGACAATattataaattgtaaaataaaggTCAAATGTTCATTTTAtacttttctttgtttaattacTTGTCACTTTCGCAAGCACTTACGCaaagttttttgtttcttatcaCCGGTGAGGTTTCTCGGGCGACGtttagactaaaaaaaaaaaaaaaaacagttaattACCTTTCTACACCCttattttagtttagtttagacCAGAGTTAAGGTTTCTAACTTTTATATTACCAGTCATAcctacttttttcttcttcttctttgttttggaTCTTATTATcaagttaaaatattaattagtttGTGATATAAACTAAGTTTAAAATCTAGATATTTGatttaattaccaaaaattttaccaattgagttcaCAGAAATTCACACAAATTTTACATACATACGTTTACATCTCTTCTTACGCTTTTCCTCATTGTTAAGACATAacacactttatttgtaattaggtagatctagaatgcatttaatacttcaaggaatgagagttcaagtccaagtattgaagccatgcaaatttatccaagaatcaagtgaagaagtactgttcattaaagctcgacagatagcttgacagatatatctatcaagatttaatatTTGAAGCTCAATagttgtatctatcgagaattatgaaattcagattttcagatctgtttttcacgcatatccaagctatttgtgtagggtttcttttctcacaaccctataCGTATATAAGGATAATTTTAAGGGTCATCTCAATGATGTAAAGgttgttgcacttgttgttacatgcatattgtgaccggagacaatcTGCCTTAGctcatctttctcttaaagaagctTCTGCACTTGTATGCAATATGGTTTTGTAACTAAagagtttcttgatcttcatcgtgtggatgaactgaagaactttgtagccaacatccttctcaagttagtgtgttagtcacgtactaggatctatgcatcgattggttagtcatgtacttggagcTGTGCATTGGAAGGAaaaattgtcactacattacaaatccaattgtgtattggggtaagagttcaattgtaggttggtataaagtactggAACTCCTTtgcttgtaaccgcttgttttgataatagtgaattctcggaagtgatgaccttaaattcacccggtggggttttgcttCAGTGGTTTTTCCTGTTCCTAAACAAATCACCcatatcaaatttaatttctgctgcatttaaTTATTTGGTGATTAGTTTGCGCTATTGCATgaaattgaacctaattaattcacttggctaattaattaattggttaatttaccaaaggggtcaatacaatTTTGGCCTATCACTCCTCTCctttgataaataataaatattatatatagtatatatacaaaaccaaaaacaatagcCCCCCAAAGAGCAGGGAATTGAGAATGAAAGCTACACACAATACTATTAGCGTCTTAATGCTCCCATGGTTAGCTCATGGCCATATATCACCCTTCCTAGAGCTAGCCAAGAAGCTCACAACTAGAGacattcatatttatttttgttctacaGCTATAAACCTTGGCCCCATCAAACAACAACTAGTTGAAAAGGATTCACTTTCAATAGAACTTGTGGAACTCCATCTTCCATCCTTACCTGAGCTTCCACCACACTACCACACAACCAATGGCTTGCCACCCCATCTCATGCCCACACTCAAAAAGGCCATGGACATGGCTAGCCCAAACATCACCACCATTTTAAAGCAACTAAAGCCTGATTTGGTTATTTATGATTTTCTTCAGATATTGGCACCATCACTAGCTCAGTCACAAAATATTCCAGCCATCGATTTCGTGGTCATGAGTGCTACGATAACATCTTTTTATATGCACCTTGCCAACAACCCTGGTGTTGAATATCCTTCTCCAGAAATTTATCTTCAGGATTATGAGGTTGGTAAGTTCGCAAATGATACTGACGATGGGGATCGAATACTAGAATGCTTCCAACAATCTTCTGAAATCGTTTTGATCAAAACTTTTCGAGAAATCGAGGCAAAGCATATTGATTATCTCTCTGTTTTAGCGAAGAAGAAGATTGTACCAGTCGGTCCACTTGTTCAAGACCCCgttgaagaagatgagaaaaaggAAATCATAGAGTGGCTTAATGACAAGGAACCATCATCGGCTGTGTTTGTTTCGTTTGGCAGCGAGTTTTTTTTGTCAAAGGAGGAAATGCAAGAGATAGCTTATGGGCTAGAGCTCAGCACGGCAAACTTCATATGGGTAGTGAGATTTCCTCGAGGTGAGAAAGTCAATCTTCAAATGGCACTTCCAAAAGGTTTTCTTGATAGGATTGGAGATAGGGGAATTGTTGTAGAGGGATGGGCACCACAAAAAACGATTTTAAAGCACTCTAGCATTGGTGGGTTTGTGAGTCATTGTGGATGGAGTTCTGTGATGGAGAGCATGACGTTTGGGGTTCCAATTATAGCCATGCCAATGCATCTTGATCAGCCAGTGAATGCTAGGCTGGTGGAGGCAATAGGTGCAGGTGTAGAAGTGAAGAGAGACACGAAAGGGAGGCTTGAAAGAGAAGAGGTGGCAAAGGTGATTAGGAAGGTACTTGTGGAGAAAACTACAAAGAGGAAGGcaaaagaattgaaggagaacaTCGAAAATAAGGGAGATGAAGAGATTGATGGAGTGGTGCAGGAGCTGCTACGACTTTGCAGCAAATTAAAAGAATAAGCAATAGTAGGAAGTCGCAGCACACAAACAATGTCTGCGCAGTTAAATTTCCAGAACCTCACACCATCCTTTGCTAGTTGTTCCTTTGTCTGGGTTAATAGACTTTGTAATGTTCCAGCACATAATGCTGCTAAGCTAGctttatcttcttcttgtttCAGTTATGACTTATGACAATCTGCTCCCTCCCTTAAGGTTAGCTTGTAATGCAGATTGTCCTTCTGTTCTTCCTTCTTAATTTAATGCAATTGCAgcttgtccaaaaaaaaaaagtgtattttgtTATCATTTAGGTTTCAATGGACCCACTATTAAAAAGCTGGCTCAACTTAGTACATTaggactttaaaaaaaaaatatatatatatatatatatatatattatattctgTAATAAAAAAGTGGTTTGAATAGGCTTTGAATGTAGTATTAATTATTTGCTAATAGTTCATCAAAAATTATTTGCTagtaatatataattaaaaatgcGTATCAGCTTCCtagttaattttaaattagtgtTGAAGATGCTATCTTGAAGAGGTCATGCTTGGCTTTGGACTACATCCATACATAATGAAGGAAGCAATTATGTAcacttttgcttttttatttgattattcGGTTATGTGATTATCTCAATCcccctctctctatctctctatgGATATATGTTACGCATAAtctctgttttatttttctttagactACACACTATCTTATTTAATTTCtcaagattttattttgttattaggAGTTGGATAATTAGAcaaggaaataaaatattatcaacTTATGGTAGATATAAGAGCCTCTTTGGTAGtaggatttttggtttttatgcTTTTTGTTTTGAGGggtaggatttttgtttttatttttgaaacaacatgaaaataatttttacattatatgtGTTTCACTCCCACTTTTAAGAACAAGTTTGGAATACTATTTCAACTTTAAGATTTTTGATAAATACTATGAAAATAAACTACCGAAAACTATATGATTCTCCAAGATATACTAAATCAAATTAGATAACATACATGTGTCCCTATAAAAAATGATACAAATTCACTGTATGTTGTGTATGCAGTCAGCCACAATAGCTAAAGGTTGAGTTGTACCTTTCAATAATTTAATACAATTCTTGATTTAGATAAGAAATgaataggaaaaagaaaacacctATAAATTGTTATAAAATCAAGCCTATGTTTCCCATTTTAACCCATATATTATTTGGGTTTCAAAAGAAAATGGATCTATTCTCCAAGAAATACTAAATCAAATTAGATAACATACATGCgtccctataaaaaaaatgatacaaattCACTGTATGTTATGTATGTCGTCAGCCACAATAGCTAAGGGTTGAGTTGTACCTTTCAATAATTTAATACAATTCTTGATTTAGATAAGAAATgaacaggaaaaagaaaacacctATGAATTGTTATAAAATCAAGTCTATGTTTCCCATTTTAACCCATATATTATTTCATTTGGGTTTCAAAAGAAAATGGATCTATTGTCCACTATGTTGTAAATATACTAAATAATTCATTaactaattttagtattttaccaACATCTTATGTtgcaaattaatttatattgcAGACTATCTggtagggatgacaattttacCCCGCCTTGCTTAACCCGCCCTTCTTCGCTTCACCCCAGCCCGTAAAGGTGATGGGGTGGGGATGAGACAAGATTTTAACCCCGCACCATGGGACAAGGTAGGGAtgagtttagactttttagactcACCCCGCCCCGTCTCTTCCCGTCTCCACCCCGCCTTGCATTGCTAaaggttataattgtaaaattttcataccctaaaatcctactatttaaacaaacatattaatattaccttattttattctacccaatgtgattctctacctttattttgttatgtgttatactatgagttgttttttttttgtgattgtcttgttaaacacttagatatattattcaattttttctaaaaatttatttgatttgatgggataaatttaattgtaatttcaaatatttttttattaattaaataggtttcattaaaaaaaaattgtactagttgtaagGCAAATTAACAAAAGTGGAGTTTTACGGGTTGGGGCGGGGCTTCGTGAAACCCCAAGGGGTGGGGATGGGGTCAGAGAGTTTTCCCTGTCACGCTGGGCAGGTGAGGCGTTGatggggatggggcaagacaaaagacaaaaccatgcggggcgaggacgaagaccccatccttcaaCTCCACCCTGCCCTATTGCCATCCCTACCATATATCTAGCCTTACCATGTTTATCTATAttaattgatttgaaaattaataactatGATATATGATAAACAAGAAAATGTGATACGCACTTTTAATGACTTATTTTATaagatgatttttgtttttgttttcaaaacaacatgaaaataattttcaaaaaattgaatgtgaaactagttttcagataataatttttacattatacctcacttttaagaacaatttttgaaatatttaaaaaaaaaatgtttaggaGTCTGTTtcaaatttaagattaaaaaaaaaaaaaattctcagaAGTAACGTGTAGATTATTATTTCTTAGAAGTAACgtgtagattattattattactactactactttggacaatgataagtttcaaaaataaagtGTGGGAATAGAACTAATgtactcttctttctttctttcttttctttttttttgaataatgataagtttcaaatttcaaaattcaaaatttttaaatatactagtatttagaatgtgttattattattatggattaagttcaagttacacctgatgtaactctaaacaatgttacactatttaatattttttaattggatacgaatattgacaaatctaccgtcagattacattatcttcatatattcttcatgtttgcaaaatttcaaggtgatcaaagattaatagtcatatcatcaattaattgttaaaattcaagtttttgtagtttaaaataatgcataaaatatgagtttatggatcaaatggtaaataacatctgattgatatgaaaattgacatgcatattaagaacatatagaacatgtaatttaacggttggattttcaaaatattaattcaataataagttattgggtggtgtaacattacttaaagttacaccaggtgtaac includes the following:
- the LOC115984003 gene encoding beta-D-glucosyl crocetin beta-1,6-glucosyltransferase-like, with amino-acid sequence MKATHNTISVLMLPWLAHGHISPFLELAKKLTTRDIHIYFCSTAINLGPIKQQLVEKDSLSIELVELHLPSLPELPPHYHTTNGLPPHLMPTLKKAMDMASPNITTILKQLKPDLVIYDFLQILAPSLAQSQNIPAIDFVVMSATITSFYMHLANNPGVEYPSPEIYLQDYEVGKFANDTDDGDRILECFQQSSEIVLIKTFREIEAKHIDYLSVLAKKKIVPVGPLVQDPVEEDEKKEIIEWLNDKEPSSAVFVSFGSEFFLSKEEMQEIAYGLELSTANFIWVVRFPRGEKVNLQMALPKGFLDRIGDRGIVVEGWAPQKTILKHSSIGGFVSHCGWSSVMESMTFGVPIIAMPMHLDQPVNARLVEAIGAGVEVKRDTKGRLEREEVAKVIRKVLVEKTTKRKAKELKENIENKGDEEIDGVVQELLRLCSKLKE